The DNA region ACAGAGAACATAGGACAAATTGCCAACATGTTTGtgcagtatttaaataaaagtcttCACTGAAATTTAATAGCATTGGTTTCTTTTATACGTTCTgtgacaaatatatttaaatatttgttgcACCCTTTTGTGCTTTTGGCCATTGTAGAAAGATTCAGTACCATGatgaaatataatttcaaacatgtagTTGCtgaaatgtactgtaatgttCAGGGATAGATATTACCAACTATTGCTTTCAATAATATTCCTGTTCTCCAAGTGTATTTTCTGCTAGTATTTGCATCATTTTTGCTGATGTCTCTCTTTTTTGCTGTGTCATTATTTGTTGCAAATACCATAAGTCAGTCTTGAACATTTTGTCCAGTCAAAGCTCAACGCTTTAAGCACAGGTTAGCCTTAATGCCCCTTGCACTGTGCTTGACCTGTGAGTGGCAAGCCTGAAATGGTACTTAGTTCTCTTGTTCAAAAGCTCCTTATTCCTTTGTGGAATTTGTAAGCAAAATACTGCTGAGTAATTATCTTCCTAAGATTTTGTATTATATAAGAGGATTGTGAGAAAGGCAAGAGCAGGAAGTTCACAGGATTTTATACTTTGCAAGTGTAACTAATGACTGCTAATTTTTCCTCACTTGATTGACTTAAATGATGTGTGATAAAGCACACATAACATGCAGGGAGGGTAATGTATTGAATGTGTTAACTTACATAACTTTTATGCTGTATTATAGAACAAGAAAAAATCACAAGTTGATCTTAATGCTTTTACTCAGTAAAGaaccataaaaacacatttttcaaaagttatattttattgCAACTTGATTTAACAAGTGAAAATCTGCTTGAAAAGGGAACTTGTTGGAGCAGAAAGGCAGCGGCAAGCACTATAAAATTACAGacaatgtaattaaaaatagaaaaatatagcATTTAACAAAGGCGAGTCAAGTGCTAAAATAATTGACACCTCAAAGAAATAACACTAAACAAGCAGTAtttacattacatcacattcactTGTCTCAATATCTTCTCatagtttttttcttcagaGGGACAGCAGTGCCAAAGATTCTGTCCCAGTGGCTGAAAAAAGGTGCAAAGTTACTGCTTGGCATCTGGTGGTGCATGTCATGAGCCGGTGCACCACCCAGCAGACCAAATGGCACCAGGTGATTGAGAGTCCAGGGTAGGTCATAGCCTATGTGGTCCTCTACAGACAACCAGATACTGAAAACTGTGACGCACCATGTTGTCATTGGGTGACACTTTAAAAGAATCGGATCCTGGTTGCTCCAGAGTCCCACAGTCATCAGTTCTGGGATGCTGAGCATCTCAGTAGACCAAGAGAAGGGTGCCATGTATTCATGGTGGATTGCATGGATCCACCGGTAAAGCTGTTGATGCTTGTGATGGATGTAGTGCCAAATATAGTACTGAGTGTCAAAGAGGAGAAGCATAGCCAGTCCATCAATGAAGACCTCATAAAGAGTGGGAGCATCTTGTGGCAGTGTTGGTGCAGGCAGAATGAACATGCCCATTATTACAGTTGGTAGAACAAAGAATATGTGGTTATAAAAGGCTGTCAGGAAGCTGTTTGCCATCATTCCCAGTGTTGGCTTTCTGTCCGGTTGGATCTTGTACTGGTAGAATAAAGGCACCTTTTCTCCCAAGATGTCCAGTACAGCAAAAGGCACACTGAAGAATACATAGCTGGAAAAAGCAAGAATGACTGGGAAAAAAGGAGACGAGATGAGAGACAGGTgatgaaaaaggaaataatCCCACAAAGGCTGCAGCAGACGGTCCGAGGCCCTGGAGGGCAGGAACTGCAGAGGCAGCTCGCTGATGTTCAACATCTTTGCGTGGCACCACTGCAGGTGGCTGCTTCTAGTCTCAGAGTCTAGACGAATTTCCCCCTTTATATAGTGTAGTTCAACAGAGAGGGCTTTGCTCTCGATCAGAAcagtccagtttttttttttccagcggCTCAATGGCAACAAACAGACCTTCACAAGAAGATTAACCATACAAAAACATGAGTTAGACACAACACATCGATAAGCTCTAGACTTAGCATATCAATAGGTACAAagtttaacatttacagtacaagGAGGTAAGGAGGATCCAAGCATTTTTGTAAGGGTGAAATATTCCCCCAATCTCCCcaagtttcagtttttaaattaatgtcGCTCTACAGAAATTTcaaaacatattatttattttaatttaattacacTGTTCACGTGTAATATGCCAGCATACCTTGGGGACAATTATTACACTGCTTTTAGTAAAGTATATCTCACCATTTTTCACACCTCAGGCTGatgcattgtaaaaaaaatctgacacaactctttattttttcttatcagTTTGCTGATAACTgtaagatcccctccagacatgtttttaagacataaaaatactctgctttgaataataatttgtctttATATGGTTTCCCtacaaaaaaactgaatcaaCTATTTAACAGTTCTTAAAAactactccttctccctcattgaaaatctatgaatgtgcaaaaaaaccccaaaaactactggacacaagatgtctcctacatCACTGGAAAGTCAGTTTTcggtgtatgtgcactggaggcttctagtttccacatcactcttgtgtaagttgcatactggaacatgactggcttccaaactagttgtgatgtcacaaatcctgctcgtagtTACACACCtcaaactttcccccttcagcatATTAAATTCAAAACAGACTTCTcgtatcaaactctgcacacacatcattctgcacagtgaagctcaaacatctgagtgaagaaacaagaagacaaaTTGACTTGAATTGGTACAGTTTTATCACACTCACACTGAATGATCATAACAACATGATTTATTggggaaaatagaaaaaaatttCACTCAAACCGTGGATCATGTGTTACATAATGACAATAATTCTCTTCTTCACCAACTACTTCTTGTCTCCGCCTGCCTTCCT from Thunnus albacares chromosome 7, fThuAlb1.1, whole genome shotgun sequence includes:
- the ch25hl1.1 gene encoding cholesterol 25-hydroxylase-like protein 1, member 1, with amino-acid sequence MVNLLVKVCLLPLSRWKKKNWTVLIESKALSVELHYIKGEIRLDSETRSSHLQWCHAKMLNISELPLQFLPSRASDRLLQPLWDYFLFHHLSLISSPFFPVILAFSSYVFFSVPFAVLDILGEKVPLFYQYKIQPDRKPTLGMMANSFLTAFYNHIFFVLPTVIMGMFILPAPTLPQDAPTLYEVFIDGLAMLLLFDTQYYIWHYIHHKHQQLYRWIHAIHHEYMAPFSWSTEMLSIPELMTVGLWSNQDPILLKCHPMTTWCVTVFSIWLSVEDHIGYDLPWTLNHLVPFGLLGGAPAHDMHHQMPSSNFAPFFSHWDRIFGTAVPLKKKTMRRY